In Salvelinus namaycush isolate Seneca chromosome 37, SaNama_1.0, whole genome shotgun sequence, the following are encoded in one genomic region:
- the pou3f2b gene encoding POU domain, class 3, transcription factor 2: MATTASNHYNILTSSASIVHSEPGSMQQASAYRDAQTLLQSDYSLQSNSHPLSHAHQWITALSHGEGAPWSTSPLGEQDIKPAVQGTRDEMHSSNNLQHQHQPRPPHLVHQSHGNHHDARAWRTTAAHIPSMATSNGQSLIYSQPGFGVNGLIPGSGQGMHHHNLRDAHEDHHSPHLSDHGHQASQHQQQSHHDHSDEDTPTSDDLEQFAKQFKQRRIKLGFTQADVGLALGTLYGNVFSQTTICRFEALQLSFKNMCKLKPLLNKWLEEADSTSGSPTSLDKIAAQGRKRKKRTSIEVSVKGALETHFLKCPKPAAAEITSLADGLQLEKEVVRVWFCNRRQKEKRMTPPGGPLPGTEDVYGDTPPHHGVQTPVQ, translated from the coding sequence ATGGCGACCACAGCGTCTAATCATTACAATATCCTCACCTCCAGCGCATCCATTGTGCACTCGGAGCCCGGGAGCATGCAGCAAGCATCGGCGTACAGGGACGCGCAGACCCTGTTGCAGAGTGACTACTCATTGCAGAGCAACAGTCACCCGCTCAGCCACGCGCACCAGTGGATAACGGCACTGTCGCACGGAGAGGGAGCTCCGTGGTCAACCAGTCCGCTCGGCGAGCAGGACATCAAACCCGCGGTGCAGGGCACCAGAGACGAGATGCACAGTTCCAATAACCTGCAGCACCAGCACCAGCCGCGACCGCCCCACCTGGTGCACCAGTCACATGGGAACCACCACGACGCCCGAGCGTGGAGAACTACCGCAGCCCACATACCCAGCATGGCAACATCCAATGGCCAGAGCCTTATTTATTCACAGCCCGGATTCGGCGTCAACGGCCTGATCCCAGGCAGCGGACAGGGAATGCACCACCACAACCTAAGAGATGCACACGAAGACCACCACAGCCCGCATCTCAGCGACCACGGCCACCAGGCGTCCCAGCACCAGCAACAGAGTCACCACGACCATTCGGACGAGGATACGCCGACCTCCGACGACTTGGAGCAGTTCGCCAAGCAGTTTAAGCAGCGGAGGATCAAGCTGGGCTTCACTCAGGCTGACGTCGGACTCGCCTTGGGAACGCTGTATGGAAATGTGTTTTCCCAAACCACTATTTGCAGGTTCGAGGCCCTGCAGCTCAGCTTCAAAAACATGTGTAAACTCAAGCCTTTGTTGAACAAGTGGTTGGAAGAAGCGGATTCCACCTCGGGCAGCCCGACCAGCTTGGACAAAATCGCTGCACAAGGGAGGAAAAGGAAAAAACGGACCTCTATCGAGGTAAGCGTAAAAGGGGCGTTGGAGACCCATTTCTTGAAGTGTCCTAAACCCGCAGCGGCGGAAATTACTTCCCTGGCGGACGGTCTACAGCTGGAGAAAGAGGTGGTGAGGGTTTGGTTTTGTAacaggagacagaaagagaaacgGATGACTCCTCCCGGTGGACCGCTTCCTGGAACCGAGGATGTGTATGGGGACACACCGCCACATCATGGAGTCCAAACACCGGTTCAATGA